A single region of the Lycium barbarum isolate Lr01 chromosome 2, ASM1917538v2, whole genome shotgun sequence genome encodes:
- the LOC132629010 gene encoding uncharacterized protein LOC132629010, with the protein MSIRYLLFTEDLEQLGCYSWGAAVLAYMYRGFDRASMGERVEVAAFSPLLQLRMTLMIRHESNSLTESTDPGIAAFAARIVHLTDTGMTQAQEWHRVDEDVPEGVPEGGRADRGGRASRGGRAGGGDLAGGGGRAGRGDLAGGGGQAGRGDRAGRGQRSSR; encoded by the exons ATGAGCATTAGGTATCTGCTTTTTACTGAGGACCTAGAGCAGCtgggatgttatagttggggcgccGCTGTCCTGGCTTACATGTACAGAGGATTTGATCGAGCCTCTATGGGCGAGAGGGTTGAGGTCGCTGCATTTAGCCCtcttcttcag CTACGGATGACTCTGATGATACGCCATGAGAGCAATTCCCTTACGGAGTCCACCGACCCCGGGATAGCGGCATTTGCGGCACGAATAGTTCATCTTACCGATACTGGTATGACACAGGCACAGGAGTGGCATCGTGTCGATGAGGATGTACCAGAGGGTGTTCCTGAGGGTGGTAGGGCTGATAGAGGTGGGCGGGCTAGCAGAGGTGGCCGGGCTGGCGGAGGTGATCTGGCTGGCGGAGGTGGTCGGGCTGGCAGAGGTGATCTGGCTGGCGGAGGTGGTCAGGCTGGCAGAGGTGATCGGGCTGGCAGAGGTCAGAGGTCTAGTAGATGA